The following are encoded in a window of Chitinophagaceae bacterium genomic DNA:
- a CDS encoding biotin--[acetyl-CoA-carboxylase] ligase, giving the protein MPAGGFFKIVDTVDSTNNYAMEKVHAGLANHGMAWFANDQTAGKGQRGKAWKTEKGSNIIMSIVLQPGRFNSQQQFLLSAAVALAVFDLFSKYAGDETKIKWPNDLYWRDRKAGGVLIENVFHGKTWKWAVVGIGMNINQVVFDDSLQNPVSLRQVTGKAFDAIALAKELYDLLMKNSSALNKGADKDLLEEYNRNLYRLNRQVMLKKGGSNFTTAIKGVSAEGRLMTSGDPEQQFDFGEVEWVL; this is encoded by the coding sequence ATGCCCGCAGGCGGTTTTTTCAAAATAGTAGATACGGTGGACAGTACCAACAACTATGCCATGGAGAAGGTGCATGCCGGACTGGCAAACCATGGAATGGCCTGGTTTGCCAACGATCAAACGGCCGGAAAGGGGCAACGGGGAAAGGCCTGGAAAACAGAAAAAGGCAGCAACATAATCATGAGTATTGTACTGCAGCCCGGGCGCTTTAACAGCCAGCAGCAGTTTTTACTGAGTGCGGCTGTAGCCCTGGCCGTTTTTGACCTTTTCTCAAAATATGCCGGCGATGAAACAAAAATCAAATGGCCCAATGACCTGTATTGGCGTGACAGGAAGGCAGGAGGGGTACTGATTGAAAATGTATTTCATGGCAAGACCTGGAAATGGGCCGTTGTCGGGATCGGGATGAACATCAACCAGGTGGTTTTTGATGATTCACTGCAAAACCCCGTGTCGCTGCGGCAGGTCACCGGGAAGGCATTTGATGCCATTGCCCTGGCAAAAGAACTCTATGACCTGCTTATGAAAAACAGTTCGGCCCTGAATAAAGGGGCTGATAAAGACCTCCTGGAAGAGTATAACAGGAACCTGTACCGGTTGAACAGGCAGGTCATGTTAAAAAAGGGGGGCAGCAATTTTACCACAGCGATAAAAGGGGTTTCGGCAGAAGGCAGGTTGATGACCTCAGGTGATCCAGAACAGCAATTTGATTTTGGGGAAGTGGAATGGGTGCTTTAA
- the rsfS gene encoding ribosome silencing factor, with the protein MHLLHGIVVGTVHRIYYFEKTACGHNESNGKEVLLLRLFASYKLLCKKTITNRLCSGINDRGRQKKIKTVPHLNNLNALNTRKKSSIVRLTRNSKIFKTIIHAIEEKKGEKIVSLDLRKIPEAVADFFIICQAGNTTQLKAIADFIETDLKEKCGEVAYKHEGRQAQQWILIDYVNIVVHVMMPEPRKFYQLEEMWSDAPMMEHK; encoded by the coding sequence ATGCACCTTCTCCATGGCATAGTTGTTGGTACTGTCCACCGTATCTACTATTTTGAAAAAACCGCCTGCGGGCATAATGAATCAAATGGCAAAGAAGTGTTACTTTTGCGATTATTTGCAAGCTACAAGCTACTTTGTAAAAAAACAATAACAAACAGGCTTTGCAGCGGGATAAATGACCGCGGCAGGCAAAAAAAAATAAAAACAGTACCGCATTTGAACAATTTGAACGCATTAAATACCCGTAAAAAGAGCAGCATAGTACGATTAACGAGAAACAGTAAGATCTTCAAAACAATCATTCATGCCATCGAGGAGAAAAAAGGTGAAAAGATCGTAAGCCTCGACCTCCGTAAAATACCCGAAGCCGTGGCCGATTTTTTTATAATTTGCCAGGCTGGCAATACTACCCAGCTGAAAGCCATTGCAGATTTTATTGAAACAGATCTGAAAGAAAAATGCGGGGAAGTGGCCTATAAACACGAGGGCAGGCAGGCACAACAATGGATCCTGATCGACTACGTGAATATCGTTGTTCATGTAATGATGCCTGAACCAAGAAAATTTTACCAGCTGGAGGAAATGTGGAGCGATGCCCCCATGATGGAACATAAATAA
- the ftsH gene encoding ATP-dependent zinc metalloprotease FtsH produces the protein MSQDNNRKYNPDNIPPKGDDPQKRKPRFNIYWVYGIIFLSIVGWNLYRGVTNAGIETDQQKFYAMVLQGDVTRIKTIRNKKIVRVFINSDSLKTKSGLYRQLLNTKPEEKNYETAVNIKADQPQLYFSIIDDKTFADQMGEFYKKNPGLKEIADSPADEDQWLGQLITTLLPLLLIALLFIMMMRKVGGPGGGGGPGGIFSIGKSKATLFEKGTRVNINFGDVAGLDEAKVEVMEIVDFLKNPKKYTALGGKIPKGALLVGPPGTGKTLLAKAVAGEAQVPFFSLSGSDFVEMFVGVGASRVRDLFKQAREKAPCIIFIDEIDAIGRARGKNMMMSNDERENTLNQLLVEMDGFGTDLGIIILAATNRPDVLDSALLRPGRFDRQISIDRPDLVGREAIFKVHLMPIKVSQTLDVHKLAEQTPGFAGADIANVCNEAALIAARKGKDAVDMSDFQDAIDRVIGGLEKKNKIISPEEKEIIAYHEAGHAICGWYLEHAYPLLKVTVVPRGTAALGYAQYTPKEQYLYNTDQLMDQICMTLGGRASEDIFFGKISTGASNDLQQITKIAYSMITVYGMNDKVGNISYYDPNQENVFTKPFSEETGKMIDEEVRKLIDNAYQITKRLLIEKKGDVEKLAKELLKKEVLFKSDVEALIGKRPFEEKKALDIDEADAVNEEPKTAMPDELKSPPAI, from the coding sequence ATGAGTCAAGACAATAACAGAAAATACAATCCGGATAATATTCCTCCGAAAGGAGATGACCCCCAGAAGCGGAAACCCCGGTTCAATATCTACTGGGTATACGGGATCATCTTCCTGTCCATTGTGGGCTGGAACCTGTACCGGGGCGTAACCAATGCCGGCATTGAGACAGACCAGCAGAAATTTTATGCGATGGTGCTGCAGGGCGATGTAACCAGGATCAAAACGATCCGCAATAAGAAGATTGTACGGGTATTCATCAATAGCGACAGCTTAAAAACAAAATCCGGCTTATACAGGCAGTTACTGAACACCAAACCGGAAGAAAAAAATTATGAAACGGCTGTGAATATCAAGGCCGATCAGCCGCAGCTTTATTTCAGCATCATTGATGACAAGACCTTTGCCGATCAAATGGGTGAATTCTATAAAAAGAACCCCGGCTTAAAAGAGATCGCCGACAGCCCTGCTGATGAAGACCAATGGCTCGGCCAGCTGATAACCACCTTACTTCCGCTCCTGTTAATAGCCTTACTCTTCATCATGATGATGCGTAAGGTGGGTGGGCCCGGTGGCGGCGGTGGACCCGGTGGTATATTCAGTATCGGGAAATCAAAAGCAACCTTGTTTGAAAAAGGCACCCGGGTTAATATAAACTTTGGTGATGTGGCCGGCCTTGATGAAGCAAAGGTGGAAGTGATGGAGATCGTTGACTTCTTAAAGAATCCAAAGAAATATACAGCCCTTGGCGGTAAAATTCCAAAGGGTGCATTACTGGTAGGCCCTCCGGGCACCGGTAAAACATTGTTGGCAAAAGCGGTTGCCGGGGAAGCACAGGTTCCTTTCTTCAGCCTGAGCGGAAGTGATTTTGTGGAAATGTTCGTAGGCGTTGGCGCCAGCCGTGTCCGTGACCTGTTCAAACAGGCCAGGGAAAAAGCGCCTTGTATAATCTTTATTGATGAAATTGACGCCATAGGAAGGGCCAGGGGAAAGAACATGATGATGAGCAACGATGAAAGAGAAAATACCCTCAACCAGCTGCTGGTGGAAATGGATGGTTTTGGAACCGATCTCGGCATCATTATCCTTGCAGCCACCAACAGGCCAGATGTATTGGACAGCGCCCTGTTGCGCCCGGGCCGTTTCGACAGGCAGATCTCTATTGACCGTCCCGATCTGGTTGGCCGTGAAGCTATTTTTAAAGTTCACCTGATGCCAATTAAAGTTTCGCAAACGCTGGATGTTCATAAACTCGCTGAACAAACACCCGGTTTTGCCGGAGCAGATATTGCCAACGTTTGTAACGAAGCAGCCCTCATCGCAGCCCGTAAGGGAAAAGATGCAGTGGACATGAGTGATTTCCAGGATGCCATTGACCGTGTGATCGGCGGATTGGAAAAAAAGAATAAGATCATTTCTCCCGAAGAAAAAGAGATCATCGCCTACCATGAAGCCGGCCATGCTATCTGCGGCTGGTACCTGGAGCATGCTTACCCTTTATTGAAAGTTACCGTAGTACCAAGGGGAACAGCTGCATTGGGTTATGCCCAATACACACCGAAGGAACAATATCTCTATAATACCGACCAGTTGATGGACCAGATATGTATGACCCTGGGCGGAAGGGCCAGTGAAGACATCTTCTTTGGAAAGATAAGCACCGGCGCCAGCAACGACCTGCAGCAGATCACCAAGATCGCTTACAGCATGATCACCGTATATGGCATGAATGATAAAGTGGGTAACATCAGTTATTACGATCCCAACCAGGAGAATGTGTTCACCAAACCATTCAGTGAAGAAACCGGCAAGATGATCGATGAAGAAGTACGTAAACTGATCGATAATGCGTACCAGATAACCAAGAGGCTGCTGATCGAAAAAAAGGGTGACGTAGAGAAACTGGCAAAGGAATTATTAAAGAAAGAGGTCTTGTTCAAGAGTGATGTGGAAGCATTGATCGGGAAACGCCCCTTTGAAGAAAAGAAGGCATTGGATATAGACGAGGCGGATGCGGTGAATGAAGAACCGAAGACAGCAATGCCCGATGAATTAAAGTCCCCACCGGCTATTTAA
- a CDS encoding LUD domain-containing protein, which yields MAVTPAKENILKRIRQALSNPVPLPFPQSEGTNSVFLPAADDLEVLFAQEFTNLQGKFAFCVNEEDMLKQVQQLIAAKEWTKIYCNTGKWKDPFSNTINLAGCDASITGCEYLVARTGTIVMSAAQQSGRTVSVYAPVHICIAYTSQLVYDVKDALQFIKEKYAGNIPSLITFATGPSRTADIEKTLVTGVHGPKEVYCFLVEA from the coding sequence ATGGCGGTAACTCCTGCAAAAGAAAATATTTTAAAACGCATCAGGCAGGCACTGAGTAACCCGGTGCCTTTGCCTTTTCCGCAAAGCGAGGGTACCAATTCTGTTTTCTTACCGGCCGCCGATGACCTGGAAGTTCTGTTTGCACAGGAGTTCACCAACCTGCAGGGTAAGTTTGCGTTTTGCGTTAATGAAGAGGATATGCTTAAACAGGTTCAGCAACTGATCGCGGCAAAAGAATGGACAAAAATTTACTGCAATACCGGCAAATGGAAAGACCCCTTCAGTAATACCATCAACCTGGCAGGATGCGATGCTTCCATCACCGGTTGCGAATACCTGGTAGCCCGTACCGGAACCATCGTAATGAGCGCTGCCCAGCAAAGCGGAAGAACCGTTAGTGTGTATGCCCCCGTTCATATCTGTATCGCTTATACCAGCCAGCTTGTTTACGATGTTAAAGATGCCCTGCAGTTCATAAAAGAAAAATATGCCGGCAATATTCCCTCGCTGATAACTTTTGCTACCGGTCCCAGCCGCACCGCCGACATTGAAAAGACCCTGGTAACAGGTGTACACGGCCCCAAAGAAGTTTACTGCTTCCTCGTAGAAGCATAA
- a CDS encoding gamma-glutamylcyclotransferase: protein MSTEIYNLFVYGSLRSGFRNPVYQYLTKYFHLLGEAVVKGKLYDMGEFPVARSTNDEKFISGELYTINDPREFSWAIGQLDDYEGLNAEEGETPPYKREEVIAYQDGRPVTAWIYWFNGNVDGKPEIESGDLLQYLQQKNKP, encoded by the coding sequence ATGAGTACAGAGATTTATAACCTGTTTGTATACGGATCGCTGCGCAGCGGATTCCGCAATCCCGTTTACCAGTACCTCACAAAATATTTTCATTTACTGGGTGAGGCGGTGGTAAAAGGCAAGCTTTACGACATGGGCGAATTTCCCGTGGCCCGGTCAACCAATGATGAAAAATTCATCTCCGGGGAATTATATACAATAAATGACCCCCGTGAATTCTCCTGGGCCATTGGCCAACTGGACGATTACGAAGGATTGAATGCCGAAGAAGGGGAAACGCCTCCTTACAAGCGGGAAGAAGTGATCGCATACCAGGATGGCCGGCCGGTTACCGCCTGGATATACTGGTTCAATGGCAATGTGGATGGCAAACCGGAAATAGAGTCCGGAGATCTGCTGCAATACCTGCAGCAGAAAAACAAACCCTGA
- a CDS encoding UDP-2,3-diacylglucosamine diphosphatase, with protein MEASGNKKIYFLSDFHLGAPDAAASLLREKKIIRFLDEVKSTAAEIFIVGDLFDFWYEYKKVVPKGYVRILGKLAELTDAGIPVHFFVGNHDMWMKDYFQEELNIPVYFEPVAFEFNRKKFLVGHGDGLGPGDHGYKFIKKIFRNKACNWLFGMLPPFIGMGIANYFSKRSRAQTGQSNEVFLGEDREWLIAYCKDVLKKDHYDYFVFGHRHLPIDFALNAGSRYINLGDWIKYFSYGVFDGENLELKYYNK; from the coding sequence ATGGAAGCCAGCGGCAATAAAAAGATCTACTTCCTTTCCGATTTTCACCTGGGGGCGCCCGATGCTGCAGCCAGTTTACTCCGGGAGAAAAAGATCATCCGGTTCCTGGATGAGGTAAAATCAACCGCTGCTGAAATTTTCATTGTGGGCGACCTCTTTGATTTCTGGTACGAGTACAAAAAAGTGGTTCCCAAAGGATATGTACGCATTCTGGGCAAGCTTGCCGAATTAACCGATGCCGGCATACCCGTTCATTTTTTTGTAGGCAACCACGACATGTGGATGAAAGACTATTTCCAGGAAGAACTGAACATACCCGTATATTTTGAACCCGTTGCTTTTGAATTCAACCGGAAAAAATTTTTAGTAGGCCACGGCGATGGCCTGGGGCCCGGCGATCACGGCTATAAGTTCATAAAAAAGATATTCCGCAACAAGGCCTGCAACTGGCTCTTTGGGATGCTGCCCCCCTTTATCGGCATGGGTATTGCAAACTATTTCAGTAAAAGGAGCAGGGCGCAAACGGGGCAAAGCAACGAGGTCTTTTTGGGAGAAGACAGGGAATGGCTGATCGCTTATTGCAAGGATGTTTTAAAAAAGGATCATTATGATTATTTCGTTTTCGGCCACCGGCACCTGCCCATTGATTTTGCGCTGAATGCCGGGAGCCGGTATATCAACCTCGGCGACTGGATAAAATATTTCAGCTATGGGGTTTTTGATGGCGAAAATTTAGAACTTAAGTACTACAACAAATGA
- a CDS encoding thioredoxin family protein, translating to MRFSATISLFILFALNGYSQAQYEISPDEKHPEIKVLRGIVNKYLIQNDTAYKWYNQSQSYYSPDTATLNAFERAKGKVQFVVFGGTWCEDTQFVLPKFFKIQEKSGIPDDAVTLFGVNRAKRSLGNIASAFNVTLVPTIIVMKEGKEIGRVVEYGKTGKWDKELVDILNQ from the coding sequence ATGAGATTTTCAGCAACGATATCATTATTCATCCTGTTTGCATTGAATGGATACAGCCAGGCACAATATGAAATAAGCCCGGATGAAAAACATCCCGAGATCAAAGTACTGCGGGGCATCGTAAATAAATACCTTATCCAGAACGATACGGCATATAAATGGTATAACCAGAGCCAGAGCTATTACAGTCCCGATACCGCCACGCTGAATGCTTTTGAAAGGGCAAAGGGCAAGGTGCAGTTTGTGGTTTTTGGCGGCACCTGGTGTGAGGACACGCAGTTTGTTCTGCCCAAATTCTTTAAGATACAGGAGAAGAGCGGCATACCGGATGATGCCGTTACTCTTTTTGGAGTGAACCGGGCAAAAAGATCGCTGGGCAATATTGCCAGCGCATTTAATGTAACATTGGTTCCCACCATCATTGTCATGAAAGAAGGAAAAGAGATCGGCCGCGTGGTGGAGTATGGAAAAACAGGTAAGTGGGATAAGGAGCTGGTGGATATCCTGAACCAATAA
- a CDS encoding MerR family transcriptional regulator produces MPLNQISFAFDEAPAAEKPAVKAVAIEKPSPQKITVKATDNKKQTRGRMRLKEMDTGIDLIEIPEDEILFQKSYYSIGTVAGMFKVNQSLIRLWENEFDILKPRKNGKGDRLFRPEDIKNLKLIYHLLRERKYTMEGAREFLSQNKQAEEKFRLIESLKKLKGFLNELKADL; encoded by the coding sequence ATGCCACTTAACCAGATATCATTCGCTTTTGATGAAGCGCCGGCTGCCGAAAAGCCGGCCGTTAAAGCGGTTGCTATTGAAAAACCGTCTCCCCAGAAAATTACGGTAAAGGCAACAGATAATAAAAAACAAACCCGGGGACGCATGCGGCTGAAGGAGATGGATACCGGTATTGACCTCATCGAGATACCGGAAGATGAGATCCTTTTTCAAAAAAGTTATTATTCCATTGGAACCGTGGCCGGGATGTTCAAAGTGAACCAGTCGCTGATACGGTTGTGGGAAAATGAATTTGATATTTTAAAGCCCCGTAAGAACGGCAAGGGCGACCGGCTTTTCCGCCCGGAAGACATTAAGAACCTGAAGCTGATCTATCACCTGCTGCGGGAGCGTAAATATACCATGGAAGGCGCCCGGGAGTTTCTCAGTCAGAACAAGCAGGCCGAAGAAAAATTCCGGTTAATAGAATCCCTTAAGAAACTGAAAGGTTTTTTAAATGAACTGAAGGCAGACTTATAA